TATAATCCTTTCCATTGAATAGCTCTTCTTCTCTGACTTAGCAGGTAGCAAAGAGGAGATCTTCTTTGATTCACGGGCATGGTTAGACTCTGACTGTGAAGATGATTTCTACAGTGTCAATGGAGGTAAAACCACTGTAGCCTCAGGAATGtgatttcccttttttttttttttttctctttctaaaatctaATTCTATGCTTGTAAGtattatttcctttttttttcaagaGTATAGTAGTTTATTTCTTTTTTGCAGAATTTACTCCATCTCGTGGCAGTACCCCAAATCACCAGACATGCACAGTTGCAACACCTCGACCGGACAATGCTTTCTTTGTGGACAAATTTCCTGACTCCAAATCAGAACCTTCTCCAATTGGTAGAAGAAAACTGGCTGACCTTCTCCAAGAAACATCAAATGGTGAGAAGGGTGTCAATGAGCAAAAAGCTTCTGAAAAGAAATTAGAAATGAATGGGAAGCCAGATGATTACCAAATCAACCTTCACCAACCTCCAAAATCATTAGATGGAACTCCCTGCTCTGGTGTCAATTCTGTATACAGCAATGAGGCCACTCCAAATAGAGACTCCAAGAACAGAAAAGAGAGGACATGGAGAAATGCACATTGTTGCTTTCCAAGCTTGGTACAGAGTTTTGGTTTTTATGAGAGGCAGAAAATGAGCCCAGGACCCTGCACCGCCTGACGGCGCTATCACTCTATGAGATGACTTTGGCCTTCAGTGGTCCACTGTTAGGTTGCTGCAACTTGAGCAACACTATTAGGATGTCCAATCTGTATTCCAGTGTTCATATAGAACCAGAATATTAGCCACTAAACATCTGTTCCCTGGATACTGCAGAAAGTGTTCGATGGTGGAAATTTGTATTGAGAGAGAGAATTGCAGATGTCTTTTTATGTTAATGGTCATCAAGTGCATCGCTCAAAGCAGTGCAGGTAATATCGATGATCAGAAGATCCTTGTACTGGGGAAGGATGGAGGAAAACTAATGAGCATGCAGACTTGACTGTCCTTAGTATTTGTACCTTAAACTCGGTAATCCTAGAGGAAAAATGTTCTCAGAGTTTGCTAAGATGTAAAGAATTGTTAAATTTGAGCCTTTTGAGTTATATATTTGCTCCAGTGTTTATCCTGCAACAACCCGTGGTTCTATTATTAATTTTGCCTTCCATTATCTGAAATATTTATCCATTGTAGCCCTTAAAATTCACGAGTATGGATGTCATTATGTTTGTTGTCAATTTGTTTGTACCGACGTGGTCGAACTAATATTTCCGGCCATGACCCGTTTCGCTGTCGTCTGAAGGttcgaagcaaaaaaaaaaaaaaaaaaaaatgctgcagGAAGCTATGGAAGACTGTTAGATGGAAGACTGTTgtctttatttaatatatatatatatatatatatatatatatatatatatatatatatatagattagtTAATATAATAACATATAAAATCATCTATTAAATATGTGCAATTATCTTTTGGGCTGGGCCGGGTTAGTTTCAAATTTGTCCGGGCTCGGTTCGATTTTAAGATCGTGCTATATTTGCTCAGGCCCGTCCGACGGGCCCATTTTATTGTCTGGGCCGGGATGGGCGGGCCGTTAGGCCCATGATCCTCTTTGCCTCGAGGTGGAGGAATCAAAAGATGCCAACGGTATCTTCTCCACCAATCGGCTTCCCTCCACTTGGAGAGAGAGCAACGTGTGGAGTTCGACAGCCAAAGTCTCACGCTCACTTTTATAGTTTGGActcagagagagagggagagagatcgtTCTCGTGCCGGAGAAGGCGATGGAGGCTGCCACCGGCGCCACTTCACCGCCTGCGCCTTGACTCGCTCCGcctctcctccccctccgacccTTTCTCCCCTTCCTCCGCCAAGGCCTTCCCTATGCCCGTCGACGACTCCTGCGACGCTCCCCGCAGCCTTCGTCATCGGTAACCCCAACCACATCTAATCCTAATCGTCTAATCCtcacttctctctctcttctctctctctctctctctctctctctctatctgaaCCCCGATTGAGAAGTGCTTTCGATTTGTTTTGTGAGCTGGCTTGGTTTCCGATGGTGGATTGGATTTTGGTAGGGGTTTCCGGGGGTTCGGCGTCGGGAAGACGACGGTCTGCGACATGATCATCCAGCAACTCCACGATCACGCGTCGTTCTCGTCTATCAGGTACGAAAAAATTGAAGTTTTTGAGGTCTGGAGATTCTCTTACGCGAGCTCCTTTTCAATCTTTTATTGTTCCGTTGATTGCAAGTAAGTCATGGGTGCTCGGAATTTGATCTTAGCTTCTCATGAGAACAGAATTGAAAAAACAAAATGNNNNNNNNNNNNNNNNNNNNNNNNNNNNNNNNNNNNNNNNNNNNNNNNNNNNNNNNNNNNNNNNNNNNNNNNNNNNNNNNNNNNNNNNNNNNNNNNNNNNCCTATCGAGATCATGGTCGATTTGTCATTTGGAGCTTTCTGATGAGGTGGACTTCCTtcgattttttttcttaaattttctcCTCAATTTTTTCAGCCTTATCGAAGTTtttcctcaaattttttcttcaactttgTCAGCCTTGTCGGAGTTGTTCCTTAGATTTTCTCCTCAGCTTTGTCAGTCTTGTCTGAGTTTTTCCATGAAGAAAATGATGTTGTCATTTAGAGGAGCTTTCTAAATCATAGATCTTATCGAGGCTTTTATCTGCATCACACCTCGGATCTCATCGAGGTGACCTTGGATCTCGTCGAGGTTTTTGTCGTTGCCACACCTTGAATTTCATCGAGGTGACCTCGAATCTCGTTGAGGCTTTTGTCATTATCGCACCTCGATTCTCGTCGAGATGACCTCAAATTTGATCGAGGGTTTTTGCTATTGCACCTCAGATCTTATCAAGATGACCTTAGTTCTTATCGAGCATTTTTGCTATTACACCTTGGatctgatcgagatgatgtcgaatcTGATCGAGGGTTTTTGTTGTTGCACTTTGGATCTTGtcgagatgatctcagatcagatcgAGGGTTTTTGCTCCTTACTAAAGAGTGAGATCTTCGGACCCTTTGCTGAAGAGCGGGGTCTTCACATCTTAGATGACTAAGGTCTTCATGGGTGTTGACTTGCTGAAAAATAGAGTTCGACCTTCGGAGGTCCGAATCGATTATTCCCTGTTGAGGGCTTCGGCCCCCCACTGAAGAGCGGGGTCTTCTGCCCTCCATTGAAGAATTGGATCTTCATCCAGGGACTCGATGGCATCTTTGCTCTACCAAAATTCGATGGCATCTGTGCTCTATCGAGGTCCATCTTTGGTCCAAAACTTGACAGCATCTTTGCTCTACCAAAATTTGATGGTATATTTGCTTTACGAGGTCCGTCTTCGATCCGAGACTTGACAGTATTTTTGCTCTATGAAACTTAACAGCACTTTTGCTCTATCGAGGTCCATCGTATTTTTGCTCTATAAACTTAACAGCACATTTGCTCTATCAAGGTCCATCAATCTTCAATCTGAGACTCAACGATAATTTTGCCTGACGTCGGGGTGGCTGGAGTTGGTGGTGCATTAGATTGTCGAAGGTGAGACTGTCGTACGTCAGCTGTCACTGAGCaaatcattaattttagatcatggcaCTCAGAGAGTAGTAGTTGGCCAATTGTGAGTTGGTCGTGAGGTGAAAAGAATGCCTGGTGAAGGATTAGCTGATTAGGGATTGGCCACTCGGTGCCGTCATCAAAGAAGGAAGCCATAAATAGAGCGTCAGAGAGAGGCTATTCCTATCTGCTTTGGCCGTACTATCCTGACTTATCCCATCAAAAATTCTCTACCCCTATTGAATGTCCTCGAGAGCTGCACTTGGCCTTCCAACTTTGTATCTTTTGAAAAGCGGCAAAAGGAGGTTGTAGGGATGCCTCTAATAGCTAACATGGAGTATAATCTTCAATTAAAGCTGCTGTCAGTGAGCATTCTTTGGATTAAAATACCTTAAGAATGCTCTTCGCGGTAGCATGACAAAGGGTTGTGCACTTTTTCCCAAAAGTGGGC
The DNA window shown above is from Elaeis guineensis isolate ETL-2024a chromosome 8, EG11, whole genome shotgun sequence and carries:
- the LOC140859729 gene encoding uncharacterized protein At3g27210-like isoform X2, whose amino-acid sequence is MGSCASVQKNPDSAMGFRLGLGSKAKRFFIPSPAKEKPLNGQSSVGGFDFKDNVVDSGVGLRSPEFGSKEEIFFDSRAWLDSDCEDDFYSVNGEFTPSRGSTPNHQTCTVATPRPDNAFFVDKFPDSKSEPSPIGRRKLADLLQETSNGEKGVNEQKASEKKLEMNGKPDDYQINLHQPPKSLDGTPCSGVNSVYSNEATPNRDSKNRKERTWRNAHCCFPSLVQSFGFYERQKMSPGPCTA
- the LOC140859729 gene encoding uncharacterized protein At3g27210-like isoform X1, whose protein sequence is MGSCASVQKNPDSAMGFRLGLGSKAKRFFIPSPAKEKPLNGQSSVGGFDFKDNVVDSGVGLRSPEFAGSKEEIFFDSRAWLDSDCEDDFYSVNGEFTPSRGSTPNHQTCTVATPRPDNAFFVDKFPDSKSEPSPIGRRKLADLLQETSNGEKGVNEQKASEKKLEMNGKPDDYQINLHQPPKSLDGTPCSGVNSVYSNEATPNRDSKNRKERTWRNAHCCFPSLVQSFGFYERQKMSPGPCTA